In Plasmodium vivax chromosome 10, whole genome shotgun sequence, the sequence GCGGGAACAGACTCAGCTGTAAGGGCCACCTCGCAAGGGGAGGTGATCCCCACGGGGGGGTGCACAACTTATTGGAATCGCAAGGGGGAGGACGCACAAGCAGACAAATCAACGACGATCATGAtgatggaaaaaacaaatcgaaTTGTCCACCTACGGGAGAGCGCCAAAAGAACAACTCACGGGACTGCAATTTATGCTTTTCAGAGGACTTCCAAAAAGAGGAACTTCTAACGGCGCTGAAGCAGTACATCAGTGAATATGTTGGCGATGTGCAGGAAGCCAAGTGCAGCGAAATAGCCAACTGCGGTGATAAGAAGAGGCTGCTAAAGAGGTACATACACGAAATTAAGAAGAATAACTTCCTCGTTTTGGAGGAtctatttttcttcttcagcgtTAGCAGTGGTTTTAACGATCGCAACGATCGTAACGATTTTAACGATTACAAGGAGTACGCGCTGAGCAAAATGTTCCACTGTCTACTGCTCGTGTTcgagaaaagggaagagaaaTGCGTCCTGCTCGTTCTGTACATCCTACTGGTGATTCTAAACGAGAGCAgtgttaacaaatttttcaCCCACCTGATCGACGCGCTGATTGCCATTTTAAACGCGCACGAGTGCACGTTACCCATCGGCGAGGCTGACGACAACGTGAGGCTGTTCGACCACAAGCCGATGGTTCTCACGGGATACCTCGTGAATGAAAACGCAAGATATTTCCTGTTCTCCTATTTTTACCTCCTCGTGCGCGACGTTTCGAGGCAGCAGGTGGGGGAAGCCTCCACTTAGGGGGTCTCCCATGGGGGGCACCACTGCATGGCAAATTGGCGGACTTCTTTCCCCGTCTGCACCTTCAAACACAAATGGAGTGAtttcatttccccccattttctCAGTTCATGAACCACGCGGATAAAATAATCCGGGTGTGCCTAGTGGGTCTGTTCGACCACTGCTGCGAAATAAATTGCCTGATGATGAGCTTCATCGAGGAGACCATCGAGCAAATAGAAGACCAGTACGTGAATTACCACTACATCATCAGCACGTGTTTGCTCAAATGCCTTTGCAACAAGTATAGTAGggtcaaaataaaatgcatgaACACCCTGCTGAAGCTAATTCTACATAATAGTAACTccaaaaattacaaaataattgaaaTGCTAATTGGGTATAAGGACCCCAACGTGGTCCCAATAAAAAGTTTCTACGACAATGCTTACGTAAATATAAACTACTTGTGCAATTTGTATAATGATAGAAGCACAAGAGTGAAGtttcaattttattctttcctcttcctaTTGCTCTACCAATTTAACGAGTCAAATGATTTTGTTACTTTTCTATTGCCCTACCTCTTCTCCGCCTGCTTTGATAATTACAAGATATTCAGATTGGTGTCTTTTTTGTACATCCAGCTGATATGCAGGAGGAAGCCATTcgatttggaaaaaaatatgaacgatGAAATTCTCTACCAGTTTTACCCTGAGTGGTCCTACAAGACGGCTTTCACTTTGCCGCTGCCCCTGACGGAttattatttcccccccttttgtcgCAGCTCCTTTttggtgaagaaaaatatgtactCCTTGAATGTTGCTGCTGTAGACCCTCCCTTTAGCGGTGGAAGTAAAACCGTTGTGGAGTCCCACGGAGAGGAGCAAAACAAACTGGATGGTCAAAAAGAGCATACCTTTTACCGCCCACACGGGGCTGAGGAACGACTGAACGGTTGGGGGAACCGCCCTATGGATGTACCCCCCCGTGAGGAGACTAACGACGCAAATGACAACCCCCACAGAAGTCACAAACATGACCAGCTGAGGGAAGACGAATACTCCGTGGAGTACCACGAGAAGTTGCTCCAAAATTTTCTCCACAGCAATCAACGCATTATGACCATCCTcagagaaaacaaaattaaccaaataaatattacccacaacgaaatgaacaaagaGTGTAAGCAGCTatccttcaccattttgaacgCCTACTTTAAACACctgtatattaaaaaggaggacGAAACGAATAAATTGGAATCGCTTGAAAATgccaaaattattttgttactCTTCTATTTCATTGAAGAAAATGTAACGGAACATCTCCCCCACTTCTTTACACAtctcctttttgcatttgaaaaaaagctGGACGAGGAACGCTGGCTCATTTATGTGAACTGCCTCTACCTCGTGGGTTCTTACGTTAATCCGGCCAACTACTATTTCTTCCTAGAGAActactttaaaaatgtgaaggagaATAGTCAAAAGAATGTCACGCTGACTTGCATCTATATGTTAGACCAAATTTGCAGGGGGACCATAGAAACGTATACTGATATCCGTCGAAGGGGACTCACCCGCGATGGGATTCACTCCAGTTTTGTCCTCGTGCTGGAGAAGATGatagccctttttttcggCGTCATAAATGGGGCGCAGCATGTGGAGCGGTACCTCCTGGTTCTGCAGGTAGGGAGCGGCAACTGGGTAGAGCGGCCCTGAGATGGTCTAAACGAATAGTCGTGAGAGAGAGGTGTCTCCTTTGGGCTACTTCTCTAAGGTGTATCCCCCTCCGGAAAGGTCCCCCCCTTTGTCGTACCACCTTACTTGCCGCActcccccccgtgcaggTAATCCACACCATCCTGAGCAGCGAGTGCGCGTACGGGAGGCTGGACGAGAAGCACATCACCCAGCTGGTCATACTGCTATACATTATATTCAACAAGGTGAAGGACGTCAGAGAAAACTTAGCCAAAGGAAAGGACCAAATTTGCCTGAACAAGAATTTCTACCTACCGGTGGAGGTGTTGGACATCCATTTTTACGTCACCAGGTGGGGATGAGAAGGGGCCGAATGGGGGGACTCGGTCATCCCTCCCACAACACAAAATTGGTGTGGCAACCTGGTCAGGCGTTTCTACTAAGAGAAAGCCAATTGCCCGAGTCGTGAGAACATAACCCTGTGGGGAAATATCCCCgtcaaaaaagaaacgcaTGGTAGAGAcgctctccccattttttgcccctgCCCTCTTCATGTATCCCCCTGCGCGCagaataaaaaggataaaaaactTCGAACGGTTAGACATGAGCCAAGAGCAAATAAACATCAACATAGGGTCAGAAATACTTTACAAAATATTCAGTCTCTCAGAAGATACCCTAAATCAAAAGACagcaattttgcaaatccTGCCAGATGAATTCCTCTACAATTCTCACTATATGTACTTCCTAATTCAGTACATAATTAAAAggcaaacttttttttatgaccaaagtttttccatttttttatgcaaaattatGATTAAGCTGTTCAACCTGAGCCAAAATAAGAAGAACATAACGAAGGTGGTATTTTACAACGAAGAGCTTGCCTTATATGATGTTCACCAGGAAAGCAGAGATAAAAATGCCAAGCAGGTAAAGCACGTGTTTCTCGAATACGCctgtaccatttttttactgtttatctttaaaaatgtaaatatttatgaaacGTTCAGCAACGTGGTTCAAACCTGTAAAGTGGTGTTGCACCTCCTCACTGAGATGAAGAATCCctactcctttttgttcttcgTCAAGCGCACGAGGTAGGGCAGAGGGCTCACAGGTGTGGGAATGAACAAGCGTGATGTTGATTCTCCACAATTACATGTTTACCTATGCATGGGGATGCTACCTCCTTCCTTGGTGCCCCCCTGGACAACTTCTTTGCCATCCCACTTCtaccccccccttgcagCCTCATCAGCAAGCTGTGCGACATACTCGAGTGCAGAGAAGCGAAAAGCATCCTTTTCTGCAAACATGTCCTAAACGACCTGCACATAAATTACGAAAAGTATATGAACAACGATGGGGATATAAAATACCTGGACCATATAAacatagggaaaaaaataggccTCAGAAAGCAGGTGAATGCCGAGGTGGACATTCTCTTCTACTTTGTAAGTACCTGCATATATTTGACATACTACAAATCGCTAGCCTGCTTGTCTGTGCTGCTGAAAGAACGGGCAGAAGAGATAGGCCACCTAAAAATACATGAGGCTTTTAGAACCCTTTTTGATGGCACAGAAAAACGGGTTCTAcagatattaaaaattaaagaacaGGGAAGTTACACCATCTCGaatttgtacaaaaaaaacgttgAAGATATGCTCCTTGGAAAAAGCAACTTTTCAGAGCTATTTCACTTGcggaataaaattttaaaatcccCCGATTATAATTATCTCATATTGAACACCCACATCTATTTTAGATACTCTTTTGCGCTACTGCAAGGGGTTCACATGTTTCTGCTGAACCCGGTTATTCTCCACTACTTTTATGAAGTGAACCAGGGGGATTCGCACACCTCAACTGGTGAAAATTTGTTAAGCGGTCATGAGTCAGGTAATTTTTGCACGGAAAACCCCCCACATGGCAGCGACAAAATTGAGCAAAAACCACTCAGCAATGGGGAGAACGACCCATGTCTGAACCAAAACAATTTCGTAAAAGAAATGGAGTCGTTTTTTCAGAAGGAAGAGACACACACTATAGAGGGCATCAAATATGACCACACCAATTTggcaaattattttaaatctCATGACttggttttttttacactcgAACGTGGCGTTTACCACATTCCTTTCCGCATCTTGGAGAGGAATTCACtcattattttgctttactcctctttgctattttttgtGGATgagttttttcaaatgagCGTTTTAGAGAATCGCGCGGAGTCATCCTTCTTGTCCAGCACCAGTGTGGGTCTTTCGAACGAGTTCTTTTTGAACCCCCTTCAAATTAGTGAGGACCACTTGATTGCCCTCTTCAATTTGGTCATTCTGGTTATACGATGAGGATAAGCACCTGGGTGGATGTCACTCCAATTGGAAGTTGCTTTGTCTGCCACCTGAACATGCTaattagaagaaaaaaaaggcttgcTTATCCTTCATGTGAGTAATCCCATTTTtactccccccctcctgcagCTGTACCTAGAAAACGAGGACCTGGTCAGCGGCGCCTTAATAAAGATGAGC encodes:
- a CDS encoding hypothetical protein, conserved (encoded by transcript PVX_080190A); translated protein: MIQYSFSPVKAKTKAKQYDSVIAEALLYYKSGNRLSCKGHLARGGDPHGGVHNLLESQGGGRTSRQINDDHDDGKNKSNCPPTGERQKNNSRDCNLCFSEDFQKEELLTALKQYISEYVGDVQEAKCSEIANCGDKKRLLKRYIHEIKKNNFLVLEDLFFFFSVSSGFNDRNDRNDFNDYKEYALSKMFHCLLLVFEKREEKCVLLVLYILLVILNESSVNKFFTHLIDALIAILNAHECTLPIGEADDNVRLFDHKPMVLTGYLVNENARYFLFSYFYLLVRDVSRQQFMNHADKIIRVCLVGLFDHCCEINCLMMSFIEETIEQIEDQYVNYHYIISTCLLKCLCNKYSRVKIKCMNTLLKLILHNSNSKNYKIIEMLIGYKDPNVVPIKSFYDNAYVNINYLCNLYNDRSTRVKFQFYSFLFLLLYQFNESNDFVTFLLPYLFSACFDNYKIFRLVSFLYIQLICRRKPFDLEKNMNDEILYQFYPEWSYKTAFTLPLPLTDYYFPPFCRSSFLVKKNMYSLNVAAVDPPFSGGSKTVVESHGEEQNKLDGQKEHTFYRPHGAEERLNGWGNRPMDVPPREETNDANDNPHRSHKHDQLREDEYSVEYHEKLLQNFLHSNQRIMTILRENKINQINITHNEMNKECKQLSFTILNAYFKHLYIKKEDETNKLESLENAKIILLLFYFIEENVTEHLPHFFTHLLFAFEKKLDEERWLIYVNCLYLVGSYVNPANYYFFLENYFKNVKENSQKNVTLTCIYMLDQICRGTIETYTDIRRRGLTRDGIHSSFVLVLEKMIALFFGVINGAQHVERYLLVLQVIHTILSSECAYGRLDEKHITQLVILLYIIFNKVKDVRENLAKGKDQICLNKNFYLPVEVLDIHFYVTRIKRIKNFERLDMSQEQININIGSEILYKIFSLSEDTLNQKTAILQILPDEFLYNSHYMYFLIQYIIKRQTFFYDQSFSIFLCKIMIKLFNLSQNKKNITKVVFYNEELALYDVHQESRDKNAKQVKHVFLEYACTIFLLFIFKNVNIYETFSNVVQTCKVVLHLLTEMKNPYSFLFFVKRTSLISKLCDILECREAKSILFCKHVLNDLHINYEKYMNNDGDIKYLDHINIGKKIGLRKQVNAEVDILFYFVSTCIYLTYYKSLACLSVLLKERAEEIGHLKIHEAFRTLFDGTEKRVLQILKIKEQGSYTISNLYKKNVEDMLLGKSNFSELFHLRNKILKSPDYNYLILNTHIYFRYSFALLQGVHMFLLNPVILHYFYEVNQGDSHTSTGENLLSGHESGNFCTENPPHGSDKIEQKPLSNGENDPCLNQNNFVKEMESFFQKEETHTIEGIKYDHTNLANYFKSHDLVFFTLERGVYHIPFRILERNSLIILLYSSLLFFVDEFFQMSVLENRAESSFLSSTSVGLSNEFFLNPLQISEDHLIALFNLVILLYLENEDLVSGALIKMSCNGKAERMANFDKGIFCNIVNNVIFNYEKKNLVKESLCGCLSFLLSVLCANYGDVLANLKVTYSRTKHVKRLDVCNSIINTFL